CCATCAGAGTTTCCATGCCGTGAAGGATGAGCGAATTGAAGTCTTCGACCAGGCATCGGATGTCTTCGTTTATCAGCCATCAACCCATGAGTTGATATTGGATTCTCTCCTGATGACGAAAGACCATTACGAGACTTATCCGGTATTCTCGCCTGATGGTAAGACGCTCTACTTCTGCTCTTCTACCGCAGAGCCTATCCCAAGCGGTTACAAGGATATCAAGTATAATATCTGCAAGATTGGTTTCGATGCGGCTACGGGTAAGTTTGGCAACAAGGTGGATACCATCTTCAATGCACGTGAACTGGGCAAGAGTGCTACCCATCCTCGTCCTTCGTATGATGGTAGGTACATCATGTTTACGATGAGCGATTATGGCTGTTTCCCTATCTGGCATAAGGAAGCGGATAACTGGTTGCTGGATTTGAAGACAGGTCAGGCTAAGCCTCTGGCTGCAGCCAATAGTAAGAATACGGACAGTTGGCACAACTGGAGCAAGGATTCACATTGGTTTGTCTTTACATCCCGCCGTGGCGACGGACTCTATACCCGTCTTTACCTTGCCTGCATTGATGATAAGGGCAATGTTAGCAAGCCATTCCTGCTGCCACAGCGCAATCCGAAGAAGTACTACGATGAATTGCTGGATTCTTATAATACCCCTGATTTCACTTCGAAGCCAGTAGAGCTGGATGCCCGTGCGGCAGGAAATGAAATTATGAGTGATAAGAGGATTCCGACGAAGGTTAAGTAAGTGAAGAGTGAAGAACGAAGAGTGAAGAATTCAAATGTATGTTTATAAAAAACGCTCCTGTTGCAATATGGTAACAGGAGCGTTTTTGTTTTTTATTTGAACTTTTCTGCATCTTGCTTCATTACATTCTCTATATCGATGGCATCGAATGGAACGGGGCCGCGGCTCAGCTCCGGTATGTTGAAACTCTTCAGGCAATCATCGTAGAAGGTTGGTTCCCTCTGTGGAAGAACAAAAGGCTTGTGAGCCTTGCCCTGGCGGTCTACGTAGCAGAAGTAAGGCTTGCCGTAAAGACCATCATCGCGCTTGCTGGCAAAGACAAACCATCTGCCGGTATGCGACCAACTGTGATAGGTATCGCTCTTCTCGCTGTTCACGATGCTGAGGCTGTCTATCTTACCCGTCTGTAGGTCTAACATGCAGAGATCTGCTTCTGGATGCCAGATAGGGAAGGTGCCGTAATCGGCAACGGTGAAGAGGCAGTATCTGCCGTCAGGACTTATCTTAGGATGGCAGACTGAACGCTCTTTGTAAAGAGTATCTACCTCGGTTCCGAAACTCCCTGTCTTTTCATCGAACGGGATGCGGACCAGCGAATATTTCAATCCCTTCAGGTTCGTACTTTCAAGTCCCTTTCTGTTAGCTACGCAGTAATAAACGTATTTCCCGTCCGGTGAGAAAGTAGGAAATGTCTCAAGATGTGTACTGTCGGAGGTAAGTGGCGAGGAGATGATGCGGTTGTTGTCTAGGTCGGCAACATATACATCGCTCTTCGAATCATATACTTCCAGTCGCTTGTCGGCATTGGCATGGAAGGCTGGAATGATGATATTGGTAGAGAACGTTACGTATTTGCCCGATGGACTGAAACCGTAATATACACTTGAAGAAATCATGTTGGCATTCTTCAGGTTCAGCTTGCGCAGCTTGCCATTGCGGTTAAGAATGGCTCCTCCGCCTTCACCTCTTATATATACCATACTGAGGTTGGGATCCTGGTTGCCAAAAGCATGACAGTTCATACAGCGGTTTTCCTGCAGATTGTGGTCGGCGAGAATCTTCTCCTGCCAATTCTCTATGCAGCGCTGCTTAATCTGTATCTTGTTCCATACTTCGTAATCGGGTTCTATCAGTCGGTAGGTGAGATAAGCATCCAGACTGTCGCCTACTACCTGCCAGGTGAAGGGCCTGAACGCCGTCCATTCTCCCTCATTGCTCTTTGAATATATCTGAACTTTGATGTTCTTGCCCACAGCCTTTTGCAGGAAAGCCTTCCAGTCGTCCATATCAAATTTCAGATTCTGGCTGTTGCTGGTGGCAGTAAGAGTGTTGGCTGCATCGTTGGCATCTGCTCCCTCAATCGTGAGTGTGGTTTCGATGTTGGTAAGGTTCTTGTCGCGTATCTCGAAGTTGAGAGGAGCGATATTGACCGGAATCGTTACATCGGCATAGTCGGGATACATGTTGGGCAGGTGGTCTACCTGCTCAGCATTCTCATGAGTCTGGGCACATGAGGCGAGCAACAGTATGCCCGCCATGGCACTGTATAGGATATTCTTGTATTTCATTTTTCTTCTTAAATAAACAGTTAGCGTCAATTATTTCCTCAGTTGATGTTCAACTTAGGCACCTCTGCCTTGTCGAAGTAATACCAGTAGGTATCGCAGAAAGCCTGGTTGCCCCGTTCTTCATTATACTGATGGAAACGCTGCAGAACATCTTGACGCTTGATATACTTTGCCCATTCTTCCGGCTTAGCCTTGGTTCCTGCCAGATAAATCATGAGAGCCTCCTGATACAGGCGTTCGTAGGAAACGTTTTTCTGTTTGAGATAATAAGTATCATAATCCCGCTTGAAGGTTTCCATGTCTTTCAGGAGGAGATCGCTGCAGAGCATGTAGTCGATGGCAATTTTGTTGTTCGGATTACTTTCTGCCAGTTCACACATGATGGTGTGGCAATTCTCGTTCAGTCGTAGCGTATCCTTCCGGTTGATGAACGGGCGCTTTTCTATGTATTGTTGCAAGAGGGCTTTTTCATCAGTTGTTGCTTTTCTGCCAAGTGATGAGAAAGCACGGTTTGCCCATCTGCTCCATACGAAGGTTTTTTGCAGGATACGGAGATATTTGCGGGTTGCAGCGTAGTCGCCCTTCACCAGATTGATTTCGGCAAGTCGCTTTACCATTCTGATATTCCGGTTATTCGGAGAGCAGACATTGGCAAGCATTGTGGCACGTTCGCAGAAAGTCATGTCGCCCAGAACCCAATACAGTTCGTTCAGGGTCTTGATGGTGAGGGTTGGGGTGTCTGGTCCCAGTTTCTCGAATGTACCCAGGTTGTTATTCTGGAATCCCAGCAGGTTGTCTGGAAGATATCCGTTTTGCGCCATCACGAGGTTATAGTAGAACTTCATGTATTGGTCCGGATTTTCCGTCTTTTCTACGATGTTGATAACCTTATTATAATTACCGAAGTAATATTCACAGTCTACTGCGAATGTTTTCTCCAAATCCATTTGCGGTTTTACCAGTTTTCCGATACCCGGATAGGTATAAAGGGTCTGGAAGTCACAGAAGTAGAGTCGCTTGGACAGCATCAGCAGGAAGAAAGGAATCACGAGGGCAGCCAGGCGATAGTAGGTTCCCACTTTCTTGATGTGGGAAAGACAGCCTGTAAATACCAGCGCTCCGTAGATCCATACTCCATTTCCAAAGAACCAGTGGCATACGAATACGGAAACAATGATACTGAAGGCGGTAATCCAATGCGCTGCTCCCAAACCTGCTGCGGCAGAAGGATTGTCGTCCATCTTCTCTATCTTCTTGAGAAACATTCGGGTGGAAGTGAGCAGCTTGGTGCTGACACGGAACACACTGGCACCACCTGCTATTGCCAGAATGCTGCAAAGCCGGTAGTCGTAGTGAAAACTGAAACATACCAATAGGATCATCATGATGAAGGCTACGATATGTGCCGTCTTTTTCCATTGGATGTCTGCATCTCTTACTGCGCATTTTACATTATATCCCGTAATAAGAATACAGAGGGTAAGGATGATAGGACCGGCATAGCGGAAATAATAAAACTGGGTTAGAAAATCGCCTGCCAGACAGGCCAGCCATCCCGGTTTGTCCAGATAAGTAGTCAGATAATCCCATGATGACAGAAACAGTTGGTTCTGCTCCTGATAAAACAGATGGTAGGGATAGAAGAATTGGAAGAACACAAAGCATGCGATGGCTCCCAATACATATAACGAATATATGCCAAAACTAGATTGGCTTGTTTGCTGTTCACTCATTTTTGTCGGTTTATAAGTTTTTATATCTGTGTATCTTGTTTCGTATAAGTAGTGAAGTTTTAGCATTTACTCTTTGCCAAGGTGCAACTTATTAGGGGCAAAGGTAATAAAAATATATTAGAATGAATCATAAAAAATGCAGAAACTTACTCTTTGAAAGTAAATTTCTGCATTTATCAGCATTTATTTCTGTTCTTGTTTTTCTGCAATACATTCCATCTCGATCAGCCAGCCCGGTCTGCATACTCTTGCCTCTACTATGATATGTGGTATCTGAGGGTAAAACTGATTCATCAGTTGCTCTATGGTATGGTAATCAGAGATGTCGCGCAGGTAGATGATAAAGTATTGGATATCGTTCATCATCGCATCGCCATCCTTCAATAAAGCACCGATGTTCTCGAGCAATCTGCCGGTTTGTCTTATAATATCACCTTCGTATACAACTGCTCCATCTTTATCTATGCTGGCTGTTCCTGATATGAAATATTGTTTCTTCTGGGGCAGAGAAAGGCTGGTTCCCCGTTCAAAGGCTACTCCGTATTCGTGAGTAGGATTCAGATGGTTGAGTGCCTGGAGATATTGCTTGTCTTCTTCCCTGATACCGGGAACGGTCAGAAAGTCGATAGCTACAGATGCATGACGTACGGATGTTGCTCCGCCGATGCCCGTACTGGCTATATAATGGGTTTCTGCCGTCAGACCTTGCTGGTCGAAAACATCATTGCGCGCTTCTACTACTTCCTGATAGTTTACATCGATATGAGTTACGTATATCCATGTTCTTACCAGGTTGCGCTCCATCGTCATATCTGTACCGGCGATAAGTTGCAGGTATTTGTCGAATAGCATTCGGGTCTGTTCGTATGAATCCTTTCCCTTCGCTTCTTCCTCAGTCAGTCGGAGACTGTGGAACAGGATAGGGGTCTTATCGTCTGTGGTCTTGATAAGAAGTGAAATCTTGTTCCCGTTGAGCGGAGGTTGCTCCACAACCGTAAGATGGGTATCCTTAAGATACTCCTGATAAAGGAGTGACTCTTCTAAATCCTGAGTCTGGTTCTGGGCGTCGCTGAGGAATACTTTACAATATTGCAAAGTACGATTTCCCGGTTTCTCGGTGTCGAGATAGTTACCTAGTTTCAGATACAGAAAATTGAGACGGTCATTGAACGTTCCCTTGGCTTTTGGTGATAATATTATGTATTTATCCATCTTGTTCTTTTCTTTTTTCGGTAGCAAAGGTACGGATAATATCTGAGATAAAAGAATATAAATCGGATGAAAAGATTAAAATACCGAGAAATGAGGATAGGATTATGTTGAGTAGAGTGAAAAAGAGGGTGTGTCATGAACTTATGACACACCCCCAATCTCTTTCTTATTTCCTGCTTTAGAGTGATTCGAGCATACGCTTGATGACAACCTCGGCTGAAATCTCACGGTTGGCTGCCTCTGGAATGACCAGACTGTTCTGGCTTTCGATGACATCATCTGTAACAATCAAACCACGGCGAACAGGCAAGCAATGCATGAAGCAACCGTCATTGGTCCAGCTCATGTGCTCCTCGTCGATGGTCCAGCTCATGTCCTTGCTCAGAATCTCACCATACTGTGCTGGGTCTTTTACGCCCGGACAGCTCCAGTTCTTGGCATAAACGAAGTCTGCACCTTCCAGCGCCTTCTTCTGGTCGTACTCCACTTTGGCATTGCCTACGAACTTAGGGTCGAGTTCATAGCCCTCAGGATGAGTAACCACGAAATCAACATCGGCTGCGTTCATCCACTGGGCGAATGAGTTAGGTACAGCCTGAGGCAGGGCACGACAATGAGGAGCCCAGGTCAGAACCACCTTAGGACGAGCCACCTTCTTATGTTCCTCGATGGTGATGAGGTCGGCGAATGCCTGGAGTGGGTGAACGGTAGCAGTCTCCATGGCAAAAACTGGGCGGCCGCTGTACTTCACGAACTGGTTGACGATGGTCTCGGCATAATCGTAGTCACGGTCTTTCAAACCGGCAAAGCTGCGCACACCGATGAGGTCGCAGAAACTTCCCATCACAGGTATGGCCTCCAGCAGGTGCTCACTCTTGTCACCATCCATGATAACGCCACGTTCTGTCTCCAACTTCCATGCACCAGCATTTACGTCGAGCACGATTACATTCATGCCCAGGTTCATAGCTGCCTTCTGTGTACTCAAACGGGTACGGAGGCTGTTATTGAAGAATATCATCAGCAAGGTTTTGTTCTTGCCCAACTCCTGATAACCGAAACGGTTTGCTTTTACTTCCTGTGCCTCAGCGAGCGCTGCTTTCAAGTCGCCAAGGTCTTCAACATTAAAGAATGTCTTCATTGTTATTTTGTTTTTATTTGTTATTTCTAATATAAAGCTATTGAATTCTTCACTCTTCGTTCTTCACTCTTCACTTCCTCGTCTGTCCATTTCCTGTAATCAACCACTTGTAGGTGGTAATCTCTTCGAGAGCCATTGGTCCGCGGGCTCCTAACTTCTGAGTACTGATACCAATTTCAGCTCCCAGTCCAAATTGTGCGCCATCGGTGAAGCTGGTTGGAGCGTTCACATAGACGCAAGCAGCATCTACCATCATCTGGAATTTCTTTTGAGCTGCTTCGTCATTAGAAACGATACTTTCGCTGTGTCCGCTTCCGTAAGTAGCGATATGGTCGAGTGCTTCGTCTTCAGAAGCTACAGTCTTGATACCCATCTGCATACTGAGCCATTCGGTGTTCCAGATGCTCTTCACGTTGGCATCGGCTTCCTTCATCTTCGCCTCACTTTCCTCTGCCTTATATAATAAGGTATCAGGATAGTGTCCCTTTAATGCCTCGTAAGCTTGGGTATCAGCATGAATCTTGGTTTGTTTCTCGGCAAGACCTTCACAGAGGGCAGGGAGGTCGCTCAATCTGTTTTCGTGAATCAACAGACAGTCGAGTGCATTGCATACGCTTACTCTTCGGCACTTGGCATTGGTGATGATGCGCTTGCCCATCTCCAAGTCACCATCCTTGTCAAAGTAGCAGTGTACCACGCCTGCTCCTGTCTCAATGACCGGTACTTTGGCAGTATCACGAACGAAGTTGATGAGTTTCTTTCCGCCACGAGGAATGCAGAGGTCGATATAGCCAACGGCATTCAGCATTTCTCCCGTAGCTTCATGGGTAGCAGGTAGGAGCGTACATATGTCAGGATTCACTCCATACTTTATCAACACCCTGTGGATAAGTTCGACACCCGCTGAGTTAGAGGCGTTTGCATCCTTACCACCTTTCAGTACGCAAGCATTTCCACTCTTGAAACAGAGAGAAAAAACATCATAGGTAACATTAGGACGGGCCTCGTAAATCATGCCGATGACTCCGAAAGGAACGGCAACTCTCTGCATGTGCAATCCGTTTTCGAGTGTCTTGTCTTTGAGAACTCTTCCAAGGGGTGAGGGCAACGTGCTGACGTGTCTCATATCCGAAGCAATATCCTGGAGTCGCTGCTCAGTAAGTTGCAGTCGGTCATAGAGCGGGTTCGCCTTGTCCATCTTTGCCAGGTCTTCTGCATTTGCTGCAAGGAGCGCAGGAGTTTCGGCGATGATGGAATCAGCCACCGCCTGCAGGATATCATTACGTTGATCATCAGTTAGCAAACCAAGTGTTTTGCTAGCTGCCTTCACTTTTTGGAATGTCTCTTTCAGTTCCATTTGCTATTTCCTTTCTTATTTTTATGATAAGATATTTTGTAATGTGTTACGAGTTCCCTCTTAACAATGGCAAAGGTAAGCATAAATATCGGAAATTGCAAACTTTATGCAAGAAAAAGTAATAGTTTTATAGATAAATGGATAGTTATACAGAAAATGAGATAAAAAAGGTCAGACAGCGTCTGACCTTTTTGTAATGGTGCCTCCTTTGCATACCATTCACGAACCTTCTTGTCTTCTACTCGTATAGACGCTCGTAATGAGACCAAGGAAGAAGGCGTAGTTCGAATTGGGCAGATACTGTCTGCCCTTTTTGAAAGTGCGTAGATAATTCAGCAGGCAGTGCCTGTTGAATTGGATTGTTGAATTTCTCAGACACTGTCTGAAGAATTTGTAAGTTGTTGAATGTCAGATAAAACCTTTTGTAATTGGCAATATTCGTATATGAGAATCCCTTCCCGAATTCCTCAGTAAGAGCAGCCGAAGCGACCTCTATCACATGCTTTCCGTATTCTGCACGTGATGCTCCGGTCTGTTCCGCTATACGTTGTCCGATTTCATGTTGTTTAGTTGTCTTCTGTTACTCCATGCTCATAGAGATATTCTGGCGCAATATCGGCACCATTAGCCCAAAATATTGTTTGGTCTAATCCGAATTGAATGAATTTGCTTTTGTCTTTCAACTCGCTGAATGCTGGGTATTTTAAGAGCGAGGTTAAGTCAACCTTTTTCTTTATTCCGTCATTAAAAGTACAAAGAAGAGTATAATCTCCTAAGTAGTCTACATCTTTAATCGTTAAAATCATAGCCGTTTTGTTTTATCGTTGTACTTTCTTTATTGTTTCTCCTCTTTGGGCTTTACCCCAAAGTTCCATGATTTCGTCTTCATGTTCGTCGATGAAGTCATTAATCAAACGAATCGTCTTTGATTTAGCACGTCCTTCTACGATTCTGTCTTTGATAGTAATCGTAAAAGAACCTTCTCCACTTCGTACATGAATGTGCGGTGGATTGTGGCCAAAGGCGTAAATGTAAATCAATATTCCTTGTTTTTATATAATTATGGTGCAAAGATAGTGCTTTCTTTTGAAAAAACAATCTTTCTCTTCAATTTTTACGATAAAAGTTTGGAGGTTTCGATATTATTTTTTATTTTTGCCACCAACTCTGTTAGCCCTTTTGTATGGGTGAGTGGGTTATTTACTGGTAAAGGACGTTTACGGAACGTTATCTTTGAGTCTCAAATCTCGCAAATTTGAATATGCTCAAGAAGAGAACGACAACAGGGAACGTCCACGAAGGGTGTATTGTAACCTGATGTGTAGGGCAGACAGTTGTTTGATAACAATAGTTGTGTTCTGTATATTGGTATATTATAATGCGTCATGATGTGGGCTATCTGTGTTGTCTATCCTTTGAGCATAGGAAATACGAGAACCTGAGACTTGGGATGGACGAGAAGTAGAGACTCCCACGTCTTTTTTGGGTATCTAAATCTAACGGATTTTTTACCGCCTAGTTGGGGATGTTCTGTAAGGCATAACTCGTGTTTATGAAAAAGATTAGGTTTATAATTACAACTTTTTTATGTTGTCTTTCTCTGTTTGTATATGCAGGCAAGGAGTGTTGTTATGGTTATATAACTTGTAAAAATGGCAAGGTAGTGAGAATCAAATCTATAATTACAGAAAATGGGAAATTGGATAATTTTAATTTTGAATACAATGACAAAGGGCAATTGTGCAAGGTTTTGTCAGATGAAGATCCATGGTATATTTCATATAATCCGTTGACTTTACAGTGGGGTACTCCAAACGTAGGTGAAGATTGGGAAGTCTGGAGTTGGGGATCTGTGGAGACAACAAACATGGGCTTTTTGTCGAAGATTTGCGAAGACTGGATGGATTGTAGTGGCGATAAGGATGTAAGGCAATATTCATTTGAGTATAATAATATGGATAATTTGGCTTTATGGACTGAATTTAGTGATGGCGAAAAAACTGTTCATAAATACGATTGGAATAATGGGGATATCCTGACAATGGATCATTATACAGAAAATAGTGAATGGGATAAACGTCATTATGTTTTTTCTTATGAAGATTCGTATAATAATACTTATCAGCAGTTTAGTTTGAATACATTTTTGTTTGATGCTGATTATGGTTTTGCCTTTGTTACTGGGTTTCTTGGGAAAGGTTGTCGTCATTTACCCTCTCGCATTGTTTATACTAATGACGA
This is a stretch of genomic DNA from Segatella hominis. It encodes these proteins:
- a CDS encoding acetylornithine carbamoyltransferase; translation: MKTFFNVEDLGDLKAALAEAQEVKANRFGYQELGKNKTLLMIFFNNSLRTRLSTQKAAMNLGMNVIVLDVNAGAWKLETERGVIMDGDKSEHLLEAIPVMGSFCDLIGVRSFAGLKDRDYDYAETIVNQFVKYSGRPVFAMETATVHPLQAFADLITIEEHKKVARPKVVLTWAPHCRALPQAVPNSFAQWMNAADVDFVVTHPEGYELDPKFVGNAKVEYDQKKALEGADFVYAKNWSCPGVKDPAQYGEILSKDMSWTIDEEHMSWTNDGCFMHCLPVRRGLIVTDDVIESQNSLVIPEAANREISAEVVIKRMLESL
- a CDS encoding TolB family protein; amino-acid sequence: MKTIKSLLCSLLVGVVMASLSACCYPPAWKDAKEINQFPKIFPDYVGVTVPANIAPLDFNMADEDIEDMYVCVHGPKTIEGLYSYDKKYAEFEVDEWHDYLKKNKGEKLTVSVYVLKNGERFKYQDFNIYVSLYELNDWGLTYRRIAPGYEVYGKLGIYQRNLSNFEETAILENTAAPGACLNCHTANRTNPDQFTFHVRGDHGATLVSQNGKREWLKAKNDSLKGSMVYPYWHPSGKYCAYSTNTTHQSFHAVKDERIEVFDQASDVFVYQPSTHELILDSLLMTKDHYETYPVFSPDGKTLYFCSSTAEPIPSGYKDIKYNICKIGFDAATGKFGNKVDTIFNARELGKSATHPRPSYDGRYIMFTMSDYGCFPIWHKEADNWLLDLKTGQAKPLAAANSKNTDSWHNWSKDSHWFVFTSRRGDGLYTRLYLACIDDKGNVSKPFLLPQRNPKKYYDELLDSYNTPDFTSKPVELDARAAGNEIMSDKRIPTKVK
- a CDS encoding DUF2442 domain-containing protein, whose protein sequence is MILTIKDVDYLGDYTLLCTFNDGIKKKVDLTSLLKYPAFSELKDKSKFIQFGLDQTIFWANGADIAPEYLYEHGVTEDN
- a CDS encoding Rid family hydrolase is translated as MDKYIILSPKAKGTFNDRLNFLYLKLGNYLDTEKPGNRTLQYCKVFLSDAQNQTQDLEESLLYQEYLKDTHLTVVEQPPLNGNKISLLIKTTDDKTPILFHSLRLTEEEAKGKDSYEQTRMLFDKYLQLIAGTDMTMERNLVRTWIYVTHIDVNYQEVVEARNDVFDQQGLTAETHYIASTGIGGATSVRHASVAIDFLTVPGIREEDKQYLQALNHLNPTHEYGVAFERGTSLSLPQKKQYFISGTASIDKDGAVVYEGDIIRQTGRLLENIGALLKDGDAMMNDIQYFIIYLRDISDYHTIEQLMNQFYPQIPHIIVEARVCRPGWLIEMECIAEKQEQK
- a CDS encoding DUF6057 family protein — protein: MSEQQTSQSSFGIYSLYVLGAIACFVFFQFFYPYHLFYQEQNQLFLSSWDYLTTYLDKPGWLACLAGDFLTQFYYFRYAGPIILTLCILITGYNVKCAVRDADIQWKKTAHIVAFIMMILLVCFSFHYDYRLCSILAIAGGASVFRVSTKLLTSTRMFLKKIEKMDDNPSAAAGLGAAHWITAFSIIVSVFVCHWFFGNGVWIYGALVFTGCLSHIKKVGTYYRLAALVIPFFLLMLSKRLYFCDFQTLYTYPGIGKLVKPQMDLEKTFAVDCEYYFGNYNKVINIVEKTENPDQYMKFYYNLVMAQNGYLPDNLLGFQNNNLGTFEKLGPDTPTLTIKTLNELYWVLGDMTFCERATMLANVCSPNNRNIRMVKRLAEINLVKGDYAATRKYLRILQKTFVWSRWANRAFSSLGRKATTDEKALLQQYIEKRPFINRKDTLRLNENCHTIMCELAESNPNNKIAIDYMLCSDLLLKDMETFKRDYDTYYLKQKNVSYERLYQEALMIYLAGTKAKPEEWAKYIKRQDVLQRFHQYNEERGNQAFCDTYWYYFDKAEVPKLNIN
- a CDS encoding DUF4595 domain-containing protein: MKKIRFIITTFLCCLSLFVYAGKECCYGYITCKNGKVVRIKSIITENGKLDNFNFEYNDKGQLCKVLSDEDPWYISYNPLTLQWGTPNVGEDWEVWSWGSVETTNMGFLSKICEDWMDCSGDKDVRQYSFEYNNMDNLALWTEFSDGEKTVHKYDWNNGDILTMDHYTENSEWDKRHYVFSYEDSYNNTYQQFSLNTFLFDADYGFAFVTGFLGKGCRHLPSRIVYTNDDNGSIEVFDYQFRYTFNDDGTLATSEYSLDGAPYVKTQYNYEEVGQVNQIENIRKEELMQKYDVFDCSGRKTRLGKGIKILRNKSGLVKKFAVK
- a CDS encoding TolB family protein, whose product is MKYKNILYSAMAGILLLASCAQTHENAEQVDHLPNMYPDYADVTIPVNIAPLNFEIRDKNLTNIETTLTIEGADANDAANTLTATSNSQNLKFDMDDWKAFLQKAVGKNIKVQIYSKSNEGEWTAFRPFTWQVVGDSLDAYLTYRLIEPDYEVWNKIQIKQRCIENWQEKILADHNLQENRCMNCHAFGNQDPNLSMVYIRGEGGGAILNRNGKLRKLNLKNANMISSSVYYGFSPSGKYVTFSTNIIIPAFHANADKRLEVYDSKSDVYVADLDNNRIISSPLTSDSTHLETFPTFSPDGKYVYYCVANRKGLESTNLKGLKYSLVRIPFDEKTGSFGTEVDTLYKERSVCHPKISPDGRYCLFTVADYGTFPIWHPEADLCMLDLQTGKIDSLSIVNSEKSDTYHSWSHTGRWFVFASKRDDGLYGKPYFCYVDRQGKAHKPFVLPQREPTFYDDCLKSFNIPELSRGPVPFDAIDIENVMKQDAEKFK
- a CDS encoding DUF4160 domain-containing protein codes for the protein MIYIYAFGHNPPHIHVRSGEGSFTITIKDRIVEGRAKSKTIRLINDFIDEHEDEIMELWGKAQRGETIKKVQR
- a CDS encoding DUF1016 N-terminal domain-containing protein, which translates into the protein MGQRIAEQTGASRAEYGKHVIEVASAALTEEFGKGFSYTNIANYKRFYLTFNNLQILQTVSEKFNNPIQQALPAELSTHFQKGQTVSAQFELRLLPWSHYERLYE
- a CDS encoding glutamate-5-semialdehyde dehydrogenase, producing the protein MELKETFQKVKAASKTLGLLTDDQRNDILQAVADSIIAETPALLAANAEDLAKMDKANPLYDRLQLTEQRLQDIASDMRHVSTLPSPLGRVLKDKTLENGLHMQRVAVPFGVIGMIYEARPNVTYDVFSLCFKSGNACVLKGGKDANASNSAGVELIHRVLIKYGVNPDICTLLPATHEATGEMLNAVGYIDLCIPRGGKKLINFVRDTAKVPVIETGAGVVHCYFDKDGDLEMGKRIITNAKCRRVSVCNALDCLLIHENRLSDLPALCEGLAEKQTKIHADTQAYEALKGHYPDTLLYKAEESEAKMKEADANVKSIWNTEWLSMQMGIKTVASEDEALDHIATYGSGHSESIVSNDEAAQKKFQMMVDAACVYVNAPTSFTDGAQFGLGAEIGISTQKLGARGPMALEEITTYKWLITGNGQTRK